One Monomorium pharaonis isolate MP-MQ-018 chromosome 4, ASM1337386v2, whole genome shotgun sequence DNA segment encodes these proteins:
- the LOC118645414 gene encoding uncharacterized protein LOC118645414 isoform X2: MSSRPQRQNVKKPLRYQTTSSEEGEVEKNLGRKTPMEQPNSPLNDDIAELRGVLENDSSRDNMHVHPDPLINYTQSTTPHVNNTTHLHYTQPFTQTTFSPSVTSHAPTYTQLLNVNHTTHSNNSLQPINYAPQNYNSAQTTTYAPHTSTHKQYINSGLNTLTYDPKFHDSNIWPNESHRQSFVPPSQTSLEFYNVKPEIQAIHGRIDQLALEMKSRCSR; encoded by the exons atgagCAGTCGTCCTCAACGGCAGAACGTCAAGAAACCGCTACGATATCAGACGACATCATCAGAGGAAGGggaagtagaaaaaaatttaggaaGAAAAACTCCAATGGAACAACCAAACAGTCCATTAAACGACGATATCGCTGAATTAAGGGGAGTATTGGAAAATGATTCTTCTAGAGATAATATGCATGTTCATCCCGATccacttattaattatacacaatCAACTACACCACATGTTAATAACACAACACACTTGCATTACACACAACCTTTTACTCAGACAACATTCAGTCCCAGTGTCACATCGCATGCACCAACCTACacacaattattaaatgttaatcaCACAACACATTCTAATAATAGTTTACAACCAATTAACTATGCaccacaaaattataattcagcACAAACAACCACGTACGCTCCACATACATCTACtcataaacaatatattaatagtggattaaatacattaacataTGATCCTAAGTTTCATGATTCAAACATCTGGCCAAATGAGAGTCATCGCCAAAGTTTTGTACCACCATCACAAACTTCACTAGAGTTTTACAACGTTAAGCCGGAAATTCA agcAATACATGGAAGAATTGATCAATTGGCTTTGGAAATGAA ATCGCGATGCTCGAGATGA
- the LOC118645216 gene encoding glycine-rich cell wall structural protein 1-like: MRSHGTVRRASSGKGHSGAATAGGIGGPGGGDAAGVISCGEGPVKYLGVGSGAGGVGSGAGVIVSSAGCVGSGAGVIGNGVGGGVDRGGVGSTDGGGGAGGAASGGAVLGPAIVRDAMSGNGCRCGHHVLGGYPRWTARCRHRCRRRGLIG, from the coding sequence ATGCGGTCCCACGGCACGGTTCGGAGGGCGTCTTCAGGGAAGGGCCACTCCGGGGCGGCGACGGCTGGTGGGATCGGTGGTCCGGGCGGCGGTGACGCTGCTGGGGTGATCTCCTGCGGCGAGGGTCCGGTAAAGTACCTCGGAGTTGGTAGTGGAGCTGGCGGCGTCGGTAGCGGTGCTGGTGTCATCGTCAGTAGTGCTGGCTGTGTCGGCAGCGGTGCTGGCGTCATCGGCAACGGTGTTGGTGGCGGCGTGGACCGTGGCGGAGTCGGCAGCActgacggcggcggcggcgctgGCGGGGCGGCCTCCGGCGGGGCCGTGCTGGGCCCCGCGATCGTCAGGGACGCAATGTCCGGCAATGGGTGTCGGTGCGGGCATCACGTGCTCGGTGGTTATCCTCGGTGGACGGCTCGTTGCCGtcatcgttgtcgtcgtcgagGTTTGATAGGGTAG
- the LOC118645414 gene encoding uncharacterized protein LOC118645414 isoform X1 has protein sequence MSSRPQRQNVKKPLRYQTTSSEEGEVEKNLGRKTPMEQPNSPLNDDIAELRGVLENDSSRDNMHVHPDPLINYTQSTTPHVNNTTHLHYTQPFTQTTFSPSVTSHAPTYTQLLNVNHTTHSNNSLQPINYAPQNYNSAQTTTYAPHTSTHKQYINSGLNTLTYDPKFHDSNIWPNESHRQSFVPPSQTSLEFYNVKPEIQAIHGRIDQLALEMKWLSGQPDRPPSPLGRGTTAARLHR, from the exons atgagCAGTCGTCCTCAACGGCAGAACGTCAAGAAACCGCTACGATATCAGACGACATCATCAGAGGAAGGggaagtagaaaaaaatttaggaaGAAAAACTCCAATGGAACAACCAAACAGTCCATTAAACGACGATATCGCTGAATTAAGGGGAGTATTGGAAAATGATTCTTCTAGAGATAATATGCATGTTCATCCCGATccacttattaattatacacaatCAACTACACCACATGTTAATAACACAACACACTTGCATTACACACAACCTTTTACTCAGACAACATTCAGTCCCAGTGTCACATCGCATGCACCAACCTACacacaattattaaatgttaatcaCACAACACATTCTAATAATAGTTTACAACCAATTAACTATGCaccacaaaattataattcagcACAAACAACCACGTACGCTCCACATACATCTACtcataaacaatatattaatagtggattaaatacattaacataTGATCCTAAGTTTCATGATTCAAACATCTGGCCAAATGAGAGTCATCGCCAAAGTTTTGTACCACCATCACAAACTTCACTAGAGTTTTACAACGTTAAGCCGGAAATTCA agcAATACATGGAAGAATTGATCAATTGGCTTTGGAAATGAA ATGGCTCTCTGGACAACCCGACCGGCCGCCTAGCCCGCTGGGCCGTGGCACTACAGCAGCACGACTTCACCGTTGA
- the LOC118645414 gene encoding uncharacterized protein LOC118645414 isoform X3 has product MSSRPQRQNVKKPLRYQTTSSEEGEVEKNLGRKTPMEQPNSPLNDDIAELRGVLENDSSRDNMHVHPDPLINYTQSTTPHVNNTTHLHYTQPFTQTTFSPSVTSHAPTYTQLLNVNHTTHSNNSLQPINYAPQNYNSAQTTTYAPHTSTHKQYINSGLNTLTYDPKFHDSNIWPNESHRQSFVPPSQTSLEFYNVKPEIQAIHGRIDQLALEMK; this is encoded by the exons atgagCAGTCGTCCTCAACGGCAGAACGTCAAGAAACCGCTACGATATCAGACGACATCATCAGAGGAAGGggaagtagaaaaaaatttaggaaGAAAAACTCCAATGGAACAACCAAACAGTCCATTAAACGACGATATCGCTGAATTAAGGGGAGTATTGGAAAATGATTCTTCTAGAGATAATATGCATGTTCATCCCGATccacttattaattatacacaatCAACTACACCACATGTTAATAACACAACACACTTGCATTACACACAACCTTTTACTCAGACAACATTCAGTCCCAGTGTCACATCGCATGCACCAACCTACacacaattattaaatgttaatcaCACAACACATTCTAATAATAGTTTACAACCAATTAACTATGCaccacaaaattataattcagcACAAACAACCACGTACGCTCCACATACATCTACtcataaacaatatattaatagtggattaaatacattaacataTGATCCTAAGTTTCATGATTCAAACATCTGGCCAAATGAGAGTCATCGCCAAAGTTTTGTACCACCATCACAAACTTCACTAGAGTTTTACAACGTTAAGCCGGAAATTCA agcAATACATGGAAGAATTGATCAATTGGCTTTGGAAATGAA ATGA